The genomic region CCTTGATCAGGGGATTTTATGGCTATTGTGCGGTTTTTTCCGGGCTGACCGAGTATCAGATTATTGTCCTGATTGGGGTGATCCTGTTCCTGATTGCCGTTTGGGGAATCGGTACATCGGTGGCCATCGCATCCCTCTTTACCCTGGTGGAACTGGGGGGGCTGCTAGTCATTATCGTGGTCGGCAGCGGCCTGATCCAGCAGCAGGGAACTTCCTTCTGGGAGTTGGTTCCGCGGGGCTTCTCTGCCTGGCCGGCCATCTTCTCGGGGGGGTTCATTGCCTTTTATGCCTTTATTGGCTTTGAAGATATGGTCAATATTGCCGAAGAGGTCAAAAATCCCCGGGTAGTGATGCCCATGGCGATCATTGCTGTCCTGCTCTTATCGACGATTCTCTATTGTGGAGTGGCAATGGTGACCGTGCTGGCGGTTGATCCGGCTGAACTGGCCCGGAGTCGAGCCCCGCTGGCTGCTGTTTACAGTGCCGCTACTGGTCGGCCGGCCACGATCCTCAGCCTGATCGGCATGGCGGCAGTGATCAATGGCGCCCTGGTACAGATGATCATGGTTGCCCGCATGCTCTATGGTATGAGTCGGCAACACTGGCTGCCGGCCCTGTTTTCCAGGGTGAACCCGGTTACCCGCACCCCGGTCCAGTCGACTGCTTTGGTGGTGGCAATGGTAGTGCTTTTGGCCCTCTGGCTGCCGGTGTTGACCCTGGCCAAGCTGACCAGTTTTTTTATTCTCATCACCTTTACCTTAGTTAACGGGGCTCTGATTCGTATCAAAAAACATCATATTACCCGCTCGGATATCATGGTCATTCCTCTGTGGGTGCCTTATGCTGCCATTGTCATTAATTTCCTGCTGCTGGGCAGTGAGTTGATGGCCTTGATGAAAGGTTTTTTTCAGGTTGTATGATGAGGGTGTTGCCGACACCCGTTATCTTCCTGGCTTTTTTGAGCACAATATAACTTCTTGTCTTTATAGCTTATTTTTGCTATGCAGATGGGCTTGTCTTAATGAGATGGGTGAATGGTTTGCAGCAGAGAGTCGTCTTCAGGACTTTCGCCGCTGTTGTTGTATGATTCAGAAAAATATTTTTTTACATCAAAGAGGTGGAGGAAGTATCCATGGGGTTACGGATAATCGTAACGGTTAAGCAGGTGCCGGATACTCATAATGTGTCCGGAGATGCAATGAAAGAGGATGGTACGGTCAACCGGGCGGCGCTA from Candidatus Anaeroferrophillus wilburensis harbors:
- a CDS encoding amino acid permease, with translation MNSQPEANPSLQRVITLPFLIFYGLGNIVGAGIYVLIGEIAGIVGYQTPFSFLIALFAVLGTAFSYAELSSCFPVSAGEAVYVKEGYGSDSLAIFIGFLIICSGLVSSATLIRGFYGYCAVFSGLTEYQIIVLIGVILFLIAVWGIGTSVAIASLFTLVELGGLLVIIVVGSGLIQQQGTSFWELVPRGFSAWPAIFSGGFIAFYAFIGFEDMVNIAEEVKNPRVVMPMAIIAVLLLSTILYCGVAMVTVLAVDPAELARSRAPLAAVYSAATGRPATILSLIGMAAVINGALVQMIMVARMLYGMSRQHWLPALFSRVNPVTRTPVQSTALVVAMVVLLALWLPVLTLAKLTSFFILITFTLVNGALIRIKKHHITRSDIMVIPLWVPYAAIVINFLLLGSELMALMKGFFQVV